A region from the Aegilops tauschii subsp. strangulata cultivar AL8/78 chromosome 5, Aet v6.0, whole genome shotgun sequence genome encodes:
- the LOC141023214 gene encoding uncharacterized protein → MSCTNTTTPSKLQSANYNGGHSNNIHGYGSRRACPHVLWAPLSPRRCHFRIQHMQENQEPALCEDVLSCDEHSTQASTVHELASIALEIATAIAKFNSKNFGVGARYNQGTPVGDALLACLMTYGDAIDNLEVLAKHSLHVGDYADALRKVLDAKAAGDVCDNALKRIKEDFVVESDRKMTERCGVTGELIGLFIHK, encoded by the coding sequence ATGTCCTGCACCAACACAACAACACCTAGCAAGTTGCAAAGTGCAAACTACAATGGTGGGCACTCCAACAACATCCATGGCTATGGTTCTCGTCGTGCTTGCCCTCATGTCTTATGGGCTCCCCTCAGCCCACGCCGATGTCACTTTCGTATCCAACACATGCAAGAAAACCAAGAACCCGCGTTGTGCGAGGATGTGCTGAGCTGCGATGAACATAGCACCCAGGCCTCCACCGTGCATGAGCTCGCAAGCATCGCGCTGGAGATAGCCACCGCCATCGCGAAATTCAACAGCAAGAACTTCGGAGTCGGGGCCAGATACAACCAAGGAACACCTGTGGGGGACGCTCTGCTCGCCTGCCTCATGACCTATGGTGATGCTATAgataacctcgaggtccttgccAAACATAGTCTCCATGTCGGGGACTATGCCGATGCGTTGAGGAAGGTGTTGGACGCTAAGGCTGCCGGTGATGTGTGCGATAATGCGCTCAAGCGGATCAAAGAGGATTTCGTTGTTGAAAGTGATCGCAAAATGACGGAGCGATGTGGCGTCACTGGTGAACTCATCGGGCTTTTTATCCACAAGTGA